AGAATTCAGTGCGGCGCTATGGTGTCACTTGACGTTTCGGATTTTACGCACGAAACCCCTCTGCTGGTTTCACCACAAGTATTATGCTCTTGCTTTACGTTCATTTAGCCTAGGCTTATTTTATGAAATTCGTTGATATTTTGTCAAAATATAATCGTATTGAAATGTATGTTACATTCGAAATGCGATAGGCCTATGTGTTAGTGAGAGATGATACCAAATGGTCTTTTCAGACAGAAGACGGCGAAGAACATCCTATCATCAACTGCTTGATATCGACCTCGTTTTATTTGTCATATTCTATTCAAGGTTCCGTATTCTGATGTCGACAACATGAGAAAGGCATTCATAAAACACGTCAAAAGGTTTCCGTGGCTAACCAACGTAACCCTCTACGGTTGCCTGTTTGCCGGCGGGGATTTCGTTCACCAGTTGTTCTCGCGCAATGAAAAAATGGACTGGAGGCACACACGCAATGTGGCAGTGGTCGCTTTCAGTTTCCATGGCAACTTTAACTTCTTCTGGATGCGGTTTTTGGAGCGCAGATTTCCCGGGAATTCGGTCAGGATGGTTGTGCGTAAACTTTTCTTGGACCAGACCACAGCCGCCCCTCTGGCCACTAGTGTATTCTACACAGGTTAGTCAGAGCGACCGAGAACAAagttcactctgtctgtctgtatgtaggcCTAACTGAGGTCACGTGGAAGACTTGAACAGATGTGAGCTCCATAAATGACACATCGGATATTTAAAACCTACTAATGTTGGTTTCAACCAAATAAAGTAGCCATTCAAGTCAATTGTTGTCTCTAAATCTAGGCTAATAGATATTTGACTAAACACACTGAGCTGTGTTCTCCCTAGGGGTGAGTTTCTTGGAGGGCAAAGAGGACATTTTCCAGGACTGGAGGGAGAAGTTCCTGAATACATATAAGGTGAGTCTATAGTCTGAAGAGAAATTCCAATCATGCCTGCCGTTATAGGGCCCTGTTTTACTGGTCAGGTCAGTTGGTTAGGAATAAACCCTGCCACTACTCAGTAGTGATGCGcaggttgactcataacccgcagTGCCGGCTTTGTTATgcgtgatgattgtgaggcgctaaACAAATTCGATAGTCACAAGACGGGGACTTTAAATAAGGAAGTTCAAGGGAACtatagcctactgttcagatgggttaaatggaagcTGAgctcggggcggcaggtagcctagtggttagagagttggactagtaaatGAACGGTTGCGAgctcgaatccccgagctaacaaggtaaacatctgtagTTTTACCCCTGAACatggcactgttcctaggccaattttgaaaattaatattttttttctctactgacttgcctggttaaataaaaattgttTTTAAATCTGGCTGACCTTGGTGGTTGAAAAAGTACCGAGTTGTCTTTACTTGAGTAAATATTTACTTGATTAAAAGTGTTTGGTTTAGAATATACTTAAGTGTAAATGTAGTTACTtaaataaaagtataaatcatttcaaattccttttaATAAGCAAACCAGATAGCACCATTTTCTTATTTCTATTTATTTatagatatccagaggcacactccaacattccaacatcatttacaaatgaagcatgtgtgtttagtgagtccgccagatcagaggcagtagggatgaccatgacttattctgttgataagtgtgtgaatttgaccgttttcctgttctgctaagcattcaaaatgtaatgagtacttttcagtgtcaaggaaaatgtatgcagaaaaaatacattattttctgtAGGAATGTAgagaagtaaaagtgaaagtagtcaaaaatataaatagtaatgtaaaGTACAGATGCACCAAAAAACTATATAAGTactactttcaagtatttttacttaagtactttacaccactgataacctctcacatagccttaatATTAACTACTGCAGAATAAGGTtttcttgcagtaaaataatACACCATGTAGGCAAAATGTTGACTTGgggacaggagtggagaaatatgattcattttttcagcatcttgagagaatgagAATGGTCAGTTAGATATCATCTGTAGAGGTGGTATCTTTATCAGCGTCATAGAATcttagtatttcaaccacataaaatatgcaagCCTAACTGCAATCTTATTAGAAACATGTGGGgtcgttttcacagctttctatttcctgACAACCAGTCAAACTGATTCCATTTGGACACTCTGCACAGAAGATCTTTCCCATTGAGGTTTTTTGTTGAGTTATTGCGTTTTCTCCCCGGTACCTAAACATCTTTGCTCCGTGAAAGAAGATGACAGAGAACCTTActgatgtcaactagattgaagcattcattctatcgatttatgacattctggtgagcaaggaTTTATTTAGTCAACATATTATTTAGGCAACttataatgacagaagagaagctgaatgtatctaattatagacaagttgactaacaaatagcctaccaaaatgtcgaaaattataagcagaaacatatctaaaCTATGCAAAAGAAAATCCTGCACAAACTGTCCAAAAATTTACTGTAGCCTACAACGCATTTTCTATATTTGCGTGTTAGATTTTCACTTAATCACATATAGTCAGCACCTTCtttttttcatatatatatatattttttaaactttttaaactttttttaaaacttttttttacttTTCACCCTTTTTtcgccccaatttcgtgatatccaattggtagttacagtcttgtcccatcgctgcaactcccatacagactcGGGAGGTgacggtcgagagccatgcgtcctctgaaacacgaccctgccaagccgacctgcttcttgacacactgttcgcttaacccggaagccagccgcaccaatgtgtcggaggaaacaccatacagctGACGAAAGTAAAGACAAGGCAAAGTCACATTTATGCAGAATATTTCCGTTGGCACGCAAGGAAGAGGCTGACAGCAGGCCATAAACAGCAACCACTGGTAAGAAGATATAAAGGGGGTGAAATTAGATTAAACATGGCTGAGTCTGGGGGTCATAGTGGGGGGGTCGAAACATAGCTGAGTCTAGGGGTCATAGTGGGGGGGTCGAAACATAGCTGAGTCTAGGGGTCATAGTGGGCAGTCGAAACATAGCTGAGTCTAGGGGTCATAGCTGAGTCTAGGGGTCATAGTGGAGCGTCAACATGGAAACCTGAATTGAAGAGGCAGGGAAGGTACGGGTTGCTCCCCCCAACTGTGCAAAATAATTAATGACACTAGATAAATACAGAGGTAACGTTACAATAAATCCCAACTATTGTGGCTTGGGGCAACTCCCTGAGCTCTGCATACAAACGTTGTTCTGTTGAAACAGACCAATAATGATGGATGAGTactgcaatcaatcaatcaaattattGTTTTAGACAGCCCAAAGTCTAAAAACATGGACGAAGTCTGATCTTGTAATGGTTGCTATGCTTTTCTCTTGCAGACTGGACTCATGTTCTGGCCATTCATGCAGGTAAATGTCTGTCTTTGTATAATCATATCTTAAAGTATATGAAAACCTTGAACACACACTTCCTGTCCAACCAGTACTACTAACTTGAACAATGTCAATCATTACGGTTTCATAATATATTTACTGTATTCCATGAACATTTACAAATGTACAATGAACAAGACTTTGCTTTCTCACCTACCTCCCAcacgtcctcctctcctctcatctcttccttcccctctctcctagtTCCTGAACTTTTCCATGGTGCCTCTGTACATGCGGACCACCTTCACAGGGTGCTGTGCCTTCGTCTGGGCCACCTTCCTGTGTTTCTCACGTCAGAGTGGGGACGGCACGGCTAACGCCGCCCTCACATGGATGTTTACTCCAAAACAGGACACGACGACAGAGCCTGAAGCGGAGAAACTCGGGCCCAAAGTGGACCAGACAGGGCCAAAAGTGGACCAGACAGGGCCAAAAGTGGACCAGACAGGGCCCAAACTAGACACAGAAGGACCCAAACCGGAGAACCCAAGCCCCAAAGAGGAGACACAAACACCCACTGTTAAGCAGGATGACCAAGCACGAACAAAGGAGGTGGAGGCTAGTTTGAACAAGGGCGCACAAACTGACACAACACCCAGCCAGGAGAGGGGACCACAGACAAGCACTGACTCAAAATGAATCTCTGGTAGATGCTAGTTCTATAGAACCTTCCGATAAGAATACTGTCTAATCTTATATCTCAAAATGTTCTCATCTTGAAACGTTCAATTCCAACGTGCTATGCTACTGCACAAGATGTCGGCAGGGTGTAACGTATTGCTATACATAGGGACTTTGTATTTATTGAATTTGTTATTGATAACAATTGGATCCAGCATTCTTAAACAAACCATACTTGGACATAGAAGTGCTTGTACTACTGCACCTATCttcccctttctccatctctctctatatctctctctctctctctctctccccctcttgacAGACAACTTGTAAAAATCAGTGTGTTGTACAATGGAGGCTATTTTAAATGTTCTGCTCTTATCTCTGAAGTCTGAAGGAATGAGTATGCATTTCTAATTGGCATTGAGTTATAGTGATACACGAATCTGGTTATTTATTTGTTTGCAATATTTCCTGTCTCCTGTCAAACATCACATATTTCTGACAACATTCATAATTTATCCAATCTATAGTAGTAGATATATATGTTAATACTATTTACAATAGTTGATCATCAATGCTCGATATAGATTTTTGCTTGATATTATTATCCGTTAAAAAATGTTTGAAAAGATTTTCCATTGCACGTCCTGAATGAACATAACTCTGAAGTGGCTCCTACGCAGATGATATTCACATCACAGATCTGCCTCCCCTCAGAATCTGCTTCCCCAAGCAGACATCTGtgtccaccctcctcctcctcctcctcctccgactTCTTCTGTCAAGGATCTCATTATGCTGACCAGTTGATTGATAAACAGATGTTCAGGGTATTGATTAGGCAGCTTGTTTTAATGCAATTAGTGTGATTACACTGGGTTAATTAGAATATGTGTCTGGCTTGGCTCTGCCGGTGATGACAGTGAAGCTACGTTGATAGGGAAGCCTGGTATTTCTTGTACTGTATTTTCTGAGTAACTAGGATTACAGTAGATAGTGTGTGGAGAACGCTGAAACTACTGCTGTTGTCATGATATATATTATATTTCCTATCATGTCTGTACACGATCCAACTAGTACATAATGTTTAGCAGGGCATTATGTATCTGTGGGATCAATCTAAAAATATATCTGTATTTCTACTAGTACACAACTGTTATACATTGTAATATGATTAATATGATATTTTACTAAATATTTTGAATGTAGGCCTATTGGTGCACATCAATCCAGGTCTATTGTGAGATTAACCTTGCCTCAGATTTAATATATTTATTAttgtaaaattaaaataaaaacttcATCAATGTCTATTTTCTTTTGTAATTAATATTTTAACACATTTATTTTACACATCAAAAACGTCCAAGTGAAACTGATAATTGGCCCAGTCATGTGCATCAACATAGCAACAGCCTATAGGTTCAACAGCGTGAAATGAGTCATCACGTCAGAGCCATATTGAACAGACCCCTAACAGGGTCCCTCCCACCTGCTCTGGCTACTCAGCTTCCATGCATAGCCCTAGAGTATCTTCAGTTCTTTGACATTCACTCGTTTGAAGGACTTACTCTTTCGAGAGGGATACTGTATTAGTGAAACATTTTCCTATAAATGTAAGCCTTCTGCTCCACATATTCAGCACCTAGGCCTAGTGATATCTTGACATCTTCATTGAAAAAAATGCTATCGCTAGAAATTCTTCAAATAAATAATTTTATGGAAAAATAGTAGAAACGTTATAGAAAATATCGATTTCCAGCTTTGTATTTGACAAATATGACACTGTTTCAATGCAAGCTCGGTGCcgtttttctccctttctctggtTCGTAATGCGCGTGCGCTCTGCATCCATCTGTGTACCACACAGGAATTTGTAAGCTTAAATAAAGATGCTCAACGTCTCGGCTCGGTGGTGCCTTCGAATCGGCGAAACTGATTTATCCTGAAAGGAAAACAGAAGAGCAGAACTCAATATAGGATTTTAACACACCTTTCCACAACCCATTAAAGTCATAGTGTATCATAAATCAATTCCAGCTATGGAATTGAAGAAATCAATTTCTGAAACCGAGCGCTCATTGAAGAGCTACGGCTCTGTATCGGAAACGGAATGGACAAAAGACAAAGGTGAGCGTCATTCATTGCAAAGTAACGTTTTGGTCTGTTATAGTGGTTATTGCTCTGTGCAGAATAAAGCATGTGGTTTCAGATAGGGGATGTTGCGTTGCAAAACAACACCCGTTAATTGCAATTAGTCCGTGCATCTTTATTGTTTCCTGAATGTCATTCCCAGTGCCTTGAAAATGGACTGGAGACATCTCCATGCATGAGCTTTGCTTTCAA
This genomic stretch from Oncorhynchus clarkii lewisi isolate Uvic-CL-2024 chromosome 13, UVic_Ocla_1.0, whole genome shotgun sequence harbors:
- the LOC139424493 gene encoding mpv17-like protein; this encodes MRKAFIKHVKRFPWLTNVTLYGCLFAGGDFVHQLFSRNEKMDWRHTRNVAVVAFSFHGNFNFFWMRFLERRFPGNSVRMVVRKLFLDQTTAAPLATSVFYTGVSFLEGKEDIFQDWREKFLNTYKTGLMFWPFMQFLNFSMVPLYMRTTFTGCCAFVWATFLCFSRQSGDGTANAALTWMFTPKQDTTTEPEAEKLGPKVDQTGPKVDQTGPKVDQTGPKLDTEGPKPENPSPKEETQTPTVKQDDQARTKEVEASLNKGAQTDTTPSQERGPQTSTDSK